A window of Gossypium raimondii isolate GPD5lz chromosome 7, ASM2569854v1, whole genome shotgun sequence genomic DNA:
AGTTTTTGCTGAACTGGCTTGCAATCCTCCTTTATAGGAAGACGGTGAACTACAATATCAATATTTAAGccaggcatatcctggtatgaccattcGAAGACGTCTTTGAATTCTCGAAGTAACTCAATAAAGTCTCGTTTTGCTTCTTCAGTTATGCATGTTCTGATCTTCACTACCTTTCCCTCTTCCAAGATTACCTTCTCCACCGTCTCCTTATGTGGTAGAATTTGTTTCTCCtcttgctctaccatcctcaacaagtccggagataggtTGCAATATATGTTATCTTCAAAATCATGAGATTCCTCTAAACATATATCCCATTCAAGAGGATTTTCCAAGTCCATAGTAGAGTCTCctatgtcattgatatctggggacctgttataggtaccaaagaatatacaaggaatgtatgaatttaagaatactTATTTAGTATGGTCATGaattaatgaaagaatgatttggaataAAAGAATCCAAAATGACAatttgaatgaaagaatgaaagaatcttaAGAGAATATATGCTCAAAAAATCATTGCGaagatatatttcattaaaGTCGCAATGTTCAAACATATGCccatttcacaaaaaaattttcaCGGTCTCTAGGCTTAAAACAATTagtatgtttttaatattactCTAGGAAAGCTTTAAAAACTTCaggtatttcttctgcagtccaattatttagaacactcccaggttcaTAGGGACAGATGCCTGATGTATTTCCTTCTTCGAATTCTTCTTTGAATATGGCATTGATGTTTAAATTTCCCAACATTTCCTCCGTAATCTCCTTTCTTGGTGTCTTCCATCCAGAATACATGGTTCTCACTGATACGAAGGTTCTGGATATGCGGGGGAAAGTCATAGGTTCCCAATTGACTTCTTCTCCATTCAAACGCGCCTTCCTTCTCTCTTATCTTTTCTCTAACTCTTTCCTTCTTTGCTTGGCATTTGGTTTGAATCCTAAACCAAAGTGGTCTCGTTTATCTTTCATCATTGGTACCTCTATCCTTTCTTGAATGCATCTTCCAAGTCTTCTCCCACGTACGAGTTCTTTCCCAACAGTCAGTTGTAGTCCCATCCTCGTGGCTCTAGATAGGCTGGGCATTGGGATCTTATTCCCCTCAACAAAAAAGGTCACATTCACGAATTCTAAAAATCGAAATAAACATTCGATTGCCTCATCATCCATTCCCAAATACGGTGCGTCACTGGTTACCGATGCAATGATGTCTTCCTCAACGCTTATCATAACTAATCGGCTTTCTGTTACCAATTTCAACTTCTGGTGCAATGATGAAGGCACCGCTCCTGCTGAATGAATTCAAGGTCTTCCTAACAAGCAGTTATACGAAGGCTTGATATCCATCACTAGGAAATCCACCTCGTATACAATCGGGCCAATCAAAAGGGGTATTTTTATTCTTCCTATTACCCTCATTTCAgtaccatcaaatgctctcactatattcTAGCATGATTTCATGTGAGAGCTATCCACCGGTAGCCTGTTCAAGGTGGATAAGGGTGAGACATTCAAGGCCGATCCATTATTGATTAACACCCCTGGCAACGTGTATTCTCCGCAACGAGTGGTGATATGTAGGGCTTTGGTGGCTCATCTTCCTCCCGGTGGTATTTCAttatcattaaagaaaataaaattgtcggCTCTTATGTTGTTAACCAAGCGGTCAAACTTGTTCACCGAGATATCATTAAcgacataagtttcatttagtACTTTCATCAATGCATTACGATGTGTCTCTGAACTCAGAAGCAACTCGAGCATTGAGATACGAGTCGGTTGCTTATGTAGCTGTTCCACCACGCTATACTCGATATGctttaagaattttagaaattctcTAGCATCATTTTCAGTTACCGGCTGATTAATATGCGATTCAATTCTGGCCGCTTTTGCTTCCCCTCGCTTAACTGCTAAAGCTTTTCCTTTCGCAGGTCCCACTCTTGCATTTGCCGGATCATAGCGTTTTCTGCTTCGTGTATAAAAGCCTACATTATCATCCTCTTTTGAAGTATTTATTGAGTTTTCTTCTCCTGGGATCGTCACATTGCAGTCGTAATTCCAAGGAACCCTTTTGCTATCCTTGTAGGGAAAGGATACAGGTTTTTAGATTATGACCCTTGGCGCTATTTGTATTCCAGGTTCTGTGCTCCTTGGCCTTGAATAATCACTACTGGGTGATTAACCCTTTGGGTTTTCCTCGCTGATCCTTCCTCTGAAGCGTAAAATTCTCCCTCTTCTAGTCCTTTGACCTCTTCATAAAACTCCAACTCTTTATTATCCATCAAGTTTTGCACCATGGTTCTGAACTCGACACATTTTTGGATATCGTGGCCCTTTTCAGCATGGAACTCAAAGTACTTTCTCGTTCCCTCGGGCTTTTCCGTTGAATCTTGTCTGATAAGGCCTTCTTCTATCATTAGTCTCCAAACCCATTTTAACGGGGTTTTTATCTCGACtaagtcattttttattctcctTCTTTTATTCTCGATTATCGCGTTAACCCCTTTATCAACATGATTGGGTAATAGATTCTCTGCTACGTTTGGTCCTGATGGGTCATCAAATTTTATGATCCCCATCTTAATAAATCTTTCAACCAACTTCTTGAACGTAGTACAGTTTTCAATCGAATGCCCCGTTATTTCCGCATGATACTCGCATTGGGCATTCGTGTCGTACCACTTAGGATATGGAGGTTGCATGGGTTTTAGATAGGAGAGAGATACCACGTGTGCGTCATATAAGTTTTGGTACAGCTCTCTATACGTTATTAGGAAGGGTGTGAATTGGGGTCTTTCTTCATTTGGCCTTGGATTGGATTCCTGCCTTGAAGAACCTTGATGGTTAGTGGTTACTGCTCTTGCTTGTCCCACCGTGATTGGTTTAGAATAACCCTTGTTAAACACGCTTGCATTGTTTATCTcgtgttctttctttcttggggCTGACCTTCTAGCGCTCTCTCCCGCTTCTATCATGCCGCATCCTATGGCGTTCTCTATCATTTCTCCGGACATCACTATGTCTGAAAAACTTTTAGTGGCGCTGTCCAACATGTGATTGATAAATGGAGCCTTCAAAGTATTAATAAAAAGCATGGTTATCTCTTTCTCCAGGAGTGGTGGTTGGACTTGCGTTGCtaattctctccatctttgggcatactgTCTTAAGCTCTCACtaggcttcttttccatgttctgcaATGCAATTCGATCGGGTGCTATATCCATCACGTAGATGAattgcttcttttccatgttctgcaATGCAATTCGATCGAGTGCTATATCCATCACGTAGAATAACCCTTGTTAAACACGCTTGCATTGTTTATCTcgtgttctttctttcttggggCTGACCTTCTGGCGCTCTCTCCCGGTTCTATCATGCCACATCCTATGgcattctctatcatttctccGGACATCACTATGTCTgaaaagcttttagtggcgctgCCCAACATGTGATTGATAAATGGAGCCTTCAAAGTATTAATAAAAAGCATGGTTATCTCTTTCTCCAGGAGTGGTGGTTGGACTTGCGTTGCtaattctctccatctttgggcatactatCTTAAGCTCTCACtaggcttcttttccatgttctgcaATGCAATTCGATCGGGTGTTATATCCATCACATAGATGTATTGCTTCATAAAAGCCTGTGCCAAATTCTTCCATGAGTGGATGTTGGCTCGGCTTAATTGGTTGTACCATCTTACCGCTGACCCGATCAAACTGTCCTGGAAGTAGTGAATCAACAATTGATCATTGTTGATGTATCCCGTCATCCTTCGACAGAGCATAGTGACATGTGCTTCAGGGCAGGTAGTCCCGttatacttctcaaactctggcattttaaattttggaggGAGCACCAAATCCGGTACCAAACTCAAGTCTTTAGCGTCCATTCCTTGATTGTAATCAGCATTTTCCATAGCTTTAAACTTCTCCTCCAGCCACCTATACCGGtcttctagctgttttggcaagTCCGCTCTTGTCTTCTCTATTTCTGCTACATCATTGAGATTGGCCACCACGGGATTGGTGGGGTTGTCCCCGGGATTAAAACCCGAGCCTGTTGGAAAGTTCATCATTACCGGAGCACCGACCTTGTACTGGATCTAATGGTGACAGGTACCCTTTATGGGTACACTTCTGGTTGCGCCTGGATATTAGTTGGAGCGAAAGCTGGAGGATAAGTAGGGTCTTCGTGTTCATCCCCAGAATTGGCCTGAGGACTCTTCCCCATATCATGCCCCCCAGCTAGTAACTGCGTTAAATGACTCAATAAATCTCTTTGGGATTCTTCCATGTTTTGCTgcattttaactaatttttcttGCATCTGatcttgcatctccttttgtAACTGTTCCAATCTCTCTAATCTCTGTtccattgcttttgttttgtGACGCGTACCGTAGTGATATCTAATTGACAGATCtttgttggtttccagggtaactgttataattttaattaattagggctcttttttgaaattttaatgcatatgataaaATGCAATACAGATGAATGGATGCAAAAAGAGGcattgattctaattcaatttcatttagaaaaaCTTGATTAGAAAACAAGTTTCTTCACGTAAAGTGGATTACATATACGGCTTCGCCTTTATACTCAAAGCCTTAACTTTCCTAAGGAGGCAAGCTAACTCTCGACCTCGACTCGATTCTGATTCATACTTTAAACTCAATACATCAGCCTGAACTACTAAGGTTTGCAGATGATCAGCTTCCTCCCGAACCTGAGTTACGACTTCACCCATAATGTAATCCCTATCTCTAATCTGACTTTGGAAATGATGGAACTGCTCTTGGTACTGTTCGTTATGCCTCTCAAGAAGTTCTACTTGCAATTCAGAGTTTTGCAATGCATCTTCGAGCTCTTTTATCTTTCCTCTTAATTCTTCAATCTTGCTTAAACTTGctttgtaatggcccaaatttaaggctatcagaacagtggtttcgggaccacaaatccgatgaggaaaattttatttttcttatatttttatggtctacgatttcacaaaatgatttcgtgaaaatttcgtttgaaaatttcgacgtttgggcactcaatttagtcaaaaggactaaattgtaaaaagtgcaaaagttgagttctacatgttaaaggtgtccaattgttatgaaactttaaattggaggtacttatatggtaattagaccattggttaagttggtagacaaaaatggacatgggataactgaaatagaaaatttttaagttaggggcaatttggtaatctagtaattaaaatgaattaaaagagaaaaagatggcaaattatgctcatcttcttcatagtgaacgaaatcagcaagggggcaagccatagttagggttttcaagcttccaagctccatagtaagtgatcccaagccccgtttttaatgttctttatgtttttgaaatcccggtagcttaatttagcttattttagcaataatttaacctagggtttttatttggaaaaatacccataggtgaaaattgtttattttgatgttttatgatagaatatgaagttagaaattatgttaaacaacttttgctagctgattttaagtgaaaacgagtaaaacgacataatcggtaaaaatacctaatgttcttaagtacatgttagagtggaaatttgatgttgccatagaagggaaaaatgttcagcatgtcataaaacataataataagggatgaagtttaatttccgagccttggggcaaaaatgtaattatgtaaaagtttaggggcaaattcgtaattttgaaaaagttagagtcgagggctgttttgatgaatgtgagtattaaataagttaaattttctattttagatcaagaagaacgaaactcgaggttagacaaagggaataataaagttgaagactaagttggtgaattggactatatttgataccgaggtaagtttacggtaaataaatacaatcttttaataattattattaatgttgttattttccagcaattatatatttatttcatgaatttatttgatgatgaccCAAGCATGAAATGGtagagaataaaatttaaaaagtctcgttgatacataaggatagtattggatacaaatgtcatgacatttgggtaaagagatcccatgtaagaccatgtctgggacatggcattggcatccttgagatcatgagaggtcccatgtaagaccatgtctgggacatggcgttggcaccgagatgagaggtcccatgtaagaccatgtctgggacatgccgttggcaccgagatgagaggtctcctataagaccatgtctgggacatggcatgggcaccgagatgagaacatcccatgtaagaccatgtctgggacatggctttggcatgttattatcagaagagacccgagtatccttattgttccaatgtagctcaacgggctaaTAAGTGAATCCTACTCATGAAAGTTcaatttaaagcataaatggcaagctcaggtaagttataagagttaagaacttattatactatcaattgatgttcaacgatgcagcaagagatgagtaagttatgcacacaagtattctaagtaaataagcaagagaactagaatgagattaactaaagagtaaactagagatatagtcacttgagtttaattatttgtgtttaatgttgttatttatttgctagtaaacttactaagctttatgcttacgtcttttatttctctttctcgtATAGTATTGCAAGGTTACTTCAAGGATCTTAAAGAAGTCGGAGGTcttccacactatcaaccacagcAACTCGGTATTTTTATGTTGAACCATGTTGAGTATGgaatgtatagggatttagttattttaaaatgtttgtatttatgatcttgctaaagaatgatgtgtaagtatttgatgatgaatggttgctaaaatggttaagtatggaagtgtttgttgttataagagtCTAAGTGATAAACCATGCATGGAAAtcataaaagggtaaaattttgcaaagaaacagaattcagacAGCAccagtgacgtgattttgaaaaatcacctaggatagtataaaatgaattaaagagTGAATGGTATATGGatttaaatcttgttgagtctattttcacataaaaataacggtgtagcaaaaggaattttatattttaagatatgtgaattttagtgagatagggtcagaatagTTTTTAGTGACCCCTTTTtttagtttagaaaatcattaaaaattgtacaaaaatatttatgagttttagtttatatgtatagattccttattgagtctattttctgtagaagcAAGCGGTAGCACTATATGAAAATCCCAcaatgagaaattttatttttagtgataaGAGGTCAGGGCAGTCGATTGATGAAACAGGGgataatttaactaataaactgtactaatttgctaaaccaaaaatcctaaaaattttatggtaggaagatatatgagtctagtttcagggaaaatttacagagttaaatttcaagttccgtagctcgagttataattaatttagtaactgctgcgcgattggatagattgctgtaaatagtgaaattaatttttaaaacaagtttttatgctTCGAGTTAGTAAGATAAgataagtaatgcctcgtgctcgactccggcaacggtctcgggtaaggggtgttacatgcttTCAACTCGATCATAGAGTTACGACTACGGTGCAGGTAAAGTGACTTTTCTAAATCTACTACCCGAGCTTTTAACCTTACTTCTTTATTCCGGCATTCTAGCAAACTTTCCTCAAAAGCTCTCTCTCGAGCTTGGGCGTCCTGGAATTTCCTTTCCCACTGATCAGCTTTGGTCTTTTCTTCCTTGATCTCATGTCGCCATTACTCCGATGTTTTACCCAAACCCGCAGTCCTTATTGACAAACGCAGCTTCTTATAATCCGCTTTTAGATTATTTAGATCACTTTTTGCCTTGTTCTTCCCCTTCCTTAATTTTTTAGCTTCCAATTTGTGGATATCAACATCTAATCCCAAACGCATATTTTCCTTTTCTAGTTATTCTATCTTCTTTCCCAACTCCGAACTTCTTTTTTCAAAGTCTTATCTCTAATTCTGACGGAATTACTTGTAGATGCTCCTCCATTGGTCGAACATCTTCTTGGCTTGACACGGGGATATTATCGTTGATCCTCCTTACCCGTCACCAACTATATTCGGGAGTTGTCATTGAACTTACAGCAAGTATATTCATTCTACGGGTCTGGTTCCAAGCGTTCGATATTTCACGAACcttctttttgtaattatttcccCTATATGAAAATTCACACTGCGCCAACCCTTGCGTTACCGGTATGAACTGTCTAGATCAGTACTGTCTCAAGACTAACAAAGGCGCATATCTAATGGCTCCCCAAATTTTGAgcaaaggaacccaatcaaaTTTTCTTCATCGGTATAAAATCTTATTAGGGATCATCCATGGGGCTCTCCACTCGACATcttcctcttgaagattttggaGAATCAACATCCATTTCTCCTTCGTGATATCATCTCGTCTTGGTGTAGCCACTAATTCCTTTAATGGGAAGTAGTTTTCTGAGAAGACACGATAGGATACCTTTTCCACCTTCTAAAAGTGACTATAGAACCATACCAATAACAGTTGCGCGCATCTGATGAACCTTCCCTTTCCCGCTCTTCGACACGCATTTAGAGATCTAAAGGTTTCAGCCAAAATAGCTGGGACCGGTGTGACCCTTTTGTCGAGCCAATCAAACAAATATGCAACTGCTTCATCCACATGCCCTAACGCTTTGGGGAAGACGACTAACCCATAAATGCTTAAGGCGAAAATATCAACCCTTTTTCTCACATCCGGGTGTGCCAGGATCAGATCCCGTCGATTTTTCCAAGGTATGTATTTGTCGTCTCCCTTTTGCTTAATTCGAGCTGCGACCCATTGCTCGCTCATTCCGGTAATATTCATTAATTTCTCAAGAATGTTGGGACATAAGCCGCTCTCGCGTATGCTTTGTCGACTTGGATCCTCAGATACCGTAGCAAAGTTGTATATTCTTCTATTGTGGGTACCAAATCTACCTTCCCAAACGTGAAACAACTGTAGGCTGGATTCCAGTATTGCGTGAGGGCTCGAAATAAGCGCTTGTTTACTtttacatcaagcaaataaggcaagtcACCGTAATTACTGTAAAAGAGCTGCTTGATCTTGTCACTCCACTGATCCCATATCTCTTTTAATTCTTGTAAACTATTCTGGGCCACTCTAATGCGAGTGAAATCCCATAATTCTGACATGTATCCTTCCATGaggctatcacccttttcttgctgaACTTTTTCAGACCAAACTTGGGCAGccgcattatcttccactttacTAAGAAACTCTCTTTCCATGTTGAGTTCTCTATTTAGATACCGAACGTGAACCAACACCTCTTTGAAATGAGAATGTcatgcaacaaaaaaaaacaccaaaacaaaataaaacaggTTAGTACATATCAAAAGTAAGCAATAAAGAGAGCACatattcgggtgaccactaaGGGTTTTGCGTAGTTTTACCTAGGGTaggttcctaaggttcactatatgtggtttggttctaaagtaaaggtacccgaaccagcagattcctcgattctcacccattataggctcatatagaccgagttcgattcaggggaatacatttccctatggctgcacggagatgaaaatctcacgaagacataggtacggatgtatcccgaaagtggtccactatcctgcacggaggtgaaaacctcacgaaagagtagcttctcactcccacttaaaagggtgtgactaacggtcatgtaatgcaatgtgtggagatataacaaaacttaaaccaACACAGCAATTATAAACCACAATGATGAAAATTGTAATAAAGACCGATGAAATACAATGAAAGGATCAtacatttaaaccaagttttcaattttcgacaaaaagacaaaaagtaatcaacacgtggcttgactctcttattttgggtccccagcggagtcgccaagctgttgacaccattttttgataaaacggggtcgacttggattttgaaaatgaaaacgaaaaaaatgggagtcgccaccaatcttttttgatgaggtgtgatcaggtCATCTCgtaaaagtggttgtttttaataaacaatttaattttattaaaacaacgagtttggtccacgaaattcaaaaaaatgagttcgagagtcggttacgtacgatgaaggattagcaccctcgtaacgcccaaaattggtacctagttgattagttaatgtcttaatgtcgaaaatttaaaactttgaagaattttaaaaatacgatccttgtattaaaatgttgaaaattttcaggaaaatgggcattttcacgttaatcgagaaagagaatcatatccagtaagttaggacacagtgtctcgaattcccgatatgcgaatgaatgctaaaaatttacTTGCTTAGAAGATATTTAGCTATCCCGGATTAAAAAAAGGGTTCaggcccagtaagttaggacttgatcttttcttaatttccgAGATCATCTCAAGCTTAAGTTTGAGAAAAGACTCGTATATTTAGATTCATCgtgaaaatcaaaacccagtaagttagggtacgatcttCTCGGATCTAAACATACGAAATGTCAtttatttaaaccaattttgATATATCGAGTAAAATGAAACACGAGGTCGTAATAAAAGAATGCGAAAATAAATTACATTGTTGATATGCATagcaaaacaataatgaatacgATATCGTAAAGATAATACGATAGtgtaaaatgagataaataaaagaacaaaacaataacatacaAGAATACAAGCATATAAATAAAGCTAAAACAATTCTTTCaagataataatgaaaatgtaaataagtagataaataaataagacggataaaattataaaatgtaaaagatatatgtatgtacatatataataaaatatatatgtatttatattcatgtaaattaaaaagtgtatattgatatatatatagatacatatataagtttaaaaaatggtacgtatatatacatatatatgtatatgaattaaaatatatagatatatatacgtatgtatatgtatgtacgaaatgtgaaacataaaa
This region includes:
- the LOC105803517 gene encoding uncharacterized protein LOC105803517, with the translated sequence MDIALDRIALQNMEKKQFIYVMDIAPDRIALQNMEKKPSESLRQYAQRWRELATQVQPPLLEKEITMLFINTLKAPFINHMLDSATKSFSDIVMSGEMIENAIGCGMIEAGESARRSAPRKKEHEINNASVFNKGYSKPITVGQARAVTTNHQGSSRQESNPRPNEERPQFTPFLITYRELYQNLYDAHVVSLSYLKPMQPPYPKWYDTNAQCEYHAEITGHSIENCTTFKKLVERFIKMGIIKFDDPSGPNVAENLLPNHVDKGVNAIIENKRRRIKNDLVEIKTPLKWVWRLMIEEGLIRQDSTEKPEGTRKYFEFHAEKGHDIQKCVEFRTMVQNLMDNKELEFYEEVKGLEEGEFYASEEGSARKTQRDSKRVPWNYDCNVTIPGEENSINTSKEDDNVGFYTRSRKRYDPANARVGPAKGKALAVKRGEAKAARIESHINQPVTENDAREFLKFLKHIEYSVVEQLHKQPTRISMLELLLSSETHRNALMKVLNETYVVNDISVNKFDRLVNNIRADNFIFFNDNEIPPGGR